In Melioribacteraceae bacterium 4301-Me, a genomic segment contains:
- a CDS encoding response regulator has protein sequence MVTKKNKILWVDDEIELLRAHIIFLNEKGYEVETVTNGEDAIAELKRNSYDLIFLDEMMSGLGGLETLSQIKEINPTVPVVMVTKSEEETLMHDAIGSKISDYLIKPVHPSQILMVCKKFLESKKISVEYVAKDYLQDFNEISRKLSLNPDYEDWIEIYLKLVNWSMELDVHPEVDLKQTLYEQIKECNKEFSKFVERNYKLWVNDEVEDKPDLTPVITEKYVLSTLKSFDGPLFYIVIDCLRLDQWLIMEKILSDYFTIEKSYYYSILPTATPYARNSLFSGLYPSEIEKYYPELWTPSGKEDENSMNKYEKELLQLLIDRKRISLNSELKYMKIIDPEVGRAFEQNVLSHKKTHLFAVVVNFLDMIAHGRSDSDILKEIAPDESAYRSLTSSWFQHSSLLGTFKAIATIPNAKVVVTTDHGSIRTLRGSKVLGDKEASTNLRFKFGRNLKVDDKHAVFIKNPTDYKLPKRGVTISYIIAKEDYYFVYPTDYHKYLSYYKDSFQHGGISMEEMILPVITMESKA, from the coding sequence TTGGTTACAAAAAAAAATAAAATATTATGGGTTGATGACGAAATTGAGCTTCTAAGAGCGCATATAATTTTTTTGAACGAAAAAGGTTATGAAGTTGAAACAGTTACAAACGGTGAAGATGCTATCGCTGAACTTAAAAGAAATTCTTACGATTTAATCTTTCTTGACGAAATGATGTCCGGCTTAGGCGGTCTTGAGACTTTATCACAAATTAAGGAAATTAATCCAACAGTTCCGGTCGTAATGGTTACAAAAAGCGAAGAAGAAACACTGATGCACGATGCTATTGGCAGTAAAATCAGCGATTATCTAATTAAGCCTGTGCATCCTTCTCAAATACTTATGGTCTGCAAAAAATTTTTAGAAAGCAAAAAAATTTCTGTTGAGTATGTAGCTAAGGATTACTTGCAAGATTTTAATGAGATATCTAGGAAGTTGTCGTTAAATCCAGATTATGAAGATTGGATTGAAATATACCTTAAGCTGGTTAATTGGTCAATGGAACTTGATGTTCACCCTGAAGTCGACCTAAAACAAACTTTGTACGAACAAATTAAAGAGTGCAACAAAGAATTTTCTAAATTTGTTGAAAGAAATTATAAATTATGGGTTAATGACGAAGTTGAGGATAAACCCGACTTAACACCAGTGATAACAGAAAAGTATGTACTCTCCACATTAAAGAGTTTTGATGGCCCGCTTTTTTATATTGTTATTGACTGCTTGCGGTTAGACCAATGGTTAATTATGGAAAAAATTTTATCAGATTACTTTACAATAGAAAAATCATACTACTATTCAATTTTACCTACTGCAACGCCGTACGCAAGAAATTCACTTTTTAGTGGTTTATACCCATCTGAAATTGAAAAATACTATCCTGAATTGTGGACGCCTTCAGGCAAAGAAGACGAAAATAGCATGAACAAGTATGAGAAAGAACTTTTACAATTACTTATTGACAGAAAAAGAATTTCGCTCAATAGTGAATTGAAATATATGAAAATTATTGACCCTGAAGTCGGCCGAGCATTTGAACAAAATGTATTATCACACAAGAAGACTCATCTTTTTGCTGTAGTTGTGAATTTTTTGGATATGATTGCTCATGGCAGGTCAGACTCTGATATTCTCAAAGAAATTGCACCAGATGAATCTGCCTACCGCTCATTAACAAGCAGTTGGTTCCAGCATTCGTCATTATTAGGAACATTTAAAGCAATAGCAACTATTCCAAACGCAAAAGTTGTTGTTACAACTGATCATGGAAGTATTAGAACCTTGCGAGGTTCAAAAGTATTAGGCGACAAAGAAGCTTCAACAAATTTGAGATTTAAATTCGGTAGAAATTTAAAAGTAGATGATAAACATGCCGTATTTATTAAAAATCCTACTGATTATAAATTGCCAAAAAGAGGCGTGACTATTAGTTATATAATTGCTAAGGAAGATTATTACTTTGTTTATCCAACAGATTATCATAAATACCTAAGTTATTACAAAGACAGTTTTCAGCACGGCGGAATTTCAATGGAAGAAATGATTTTACCTGTAATAACTATGGAGAGTAAAGCTTAA
- the tsaE gene encoding tRNA (adenosine(37)-N6)-threonylcarbamoyltransferase complex ATPase subunit type 1 TsaE: MNFPFQTVVNDESETKKVAEDFSLLLKAGDKILLNGELGTGKTFFVKCVCSAYKINAVSSPSFSIVNEYTNHHKIYHFDFYRIKKTVELYDIGFEDYMNDNNAIVFIEWAELIPEVLPEKCYTVFLKYIDENKREILIKKNN, from the coding sequence ATGAACTTTCCCTTTCAAACTGTTGTAAATGATGAAAGTGAAACGAAAAAAGTGGCTGAGGATTTTAGTTTGTTGCTGAAAGCAGGTGATAAAATTCTTTTAAATGGTGAACTCGGTACCGGGAAAACTTTTTTTGTTAAGTGTGTGTGTTCTGCTTACAAAATTAATGCTGTATCAAGTCCTAGTTTCTCCATCGTAAATGAATACACAAACCATCACAAAATTTACCATTTCGACTTTTATAGAATAAAAAAAACTGTTGAATTATATGACATTGGATTTGAAGACTATATGAACGATAATAACGCTATAGTTTTTATTGAGTGGGCTGAACTAATTCCGGAAGTTTTACCTGAAAAATGTTATACAGTTTTTTTAAAGTATATTGACGAAAACAAGAGGGAAATATTAATAAAGAAAAATAATTGA
- the tsaB gene encoding tRNA (adenosine(37)-N6)-threonylcarbamoyltransferase complex dimerization subunit type 1 TsaB has product MLPILSIETSSELCSVALMLNENTFSEINLKQKHIHSQKLITVVRQILDTFNMETRNLGSIAVSIGPGSFTGLRIGLTATKGIAFGAKLPIIPVPTFEAIAYYISKFLPDSTKYAIANTANMEEVYFGRFQKRNQMYSIVEQVHLEKKEILNDILSKDELLFGNVLHSTDDYLKANNVAEWAYLFGKDLLTYNYDYMEPFYLKKFVTRVKL; this is encoded by the coding sequence ATGCTCCCAATACTTTCAATAGAGACAAGTTCTGAGTTGTGCAGTGTTGCGTTAATGCTGAACGAAAATACTTTTTCTGAAATAAATTTAAAGCAAAAGCACATTCACTCGCAGAAATTGATAACAGTTGTTCGTCAAATTTTAGATACTTTTAACATGGAAACAAGAAATCTTGGAAGTATTGCTGTGTCTATTGGACCTGGCTCATTTACTGGACTTAGAATCGGCTTGACTGCCACTAAAGGTATTGCTTTTGGGGCAAAGCTGCCTATAATTCCTGTACCAACTTTTGAAGCAATAGCTTATTATATTTCTAAGTTTTTACCTGATTCAACTAAATACGCAATTGCCAATACTGCAAATATGGAGGAAGTTTATTTTGGTAGATTTCAAAAAAGAAATCAGATGTATAGTATAGTAGAACAAGTTCATTTAGAAAAAAAAGAAATATTAAATGATATTCTTAGTAAAGACGAACTATTATTTGGAAATGTTTTGCACTCAACGGACGATTATCTTAAAGCTAACAATGTGGCAGAATGGGCTTATTTATTTGGTAAAGATTTATTAACTTATAACTATGATTATATGGAACCTTTTTACCTTAAAAAATTTGTTACGAGGGTAAAACTATGA
- a CDS encoding DUF1573 domain-containing protein, which produces MKKLFLLLFVMTFSFVYSQNHLPKIKAINSTKDLGTLVEGQIVKESFVIKNEGDADLRIDKVRASCGCTAAEPAKKELKPGEQTAINVEFNSAGRLGLQQKFVYVFSNDPKTPELRLAFTAVVVSKNSPAVKSQKMPHLKLEKNEYDFGNVKEGKIVTAIINFTNTGEGDLTINDVRTSCGCTAALLSSKNLKPGERGSLRIELDTSNREGKLARTVTLYTNDPDTPNPTITLFVNIEKR; this is translated from the coding sequence ATGAAAAAACTATTCTTGTTATTGTTTGTAATGACTTTTTCTTTTGTTTATTCCCAAAATCATTTGCCCAAGATTAAAGCAATAAATTCTACTAAGGATTTGGGTACACTAGTAGAGGGACAAATCGTTAAAGAAAGCTTTGTTATTAAGAACGAAGGCGATGCTGACTTAAGAATAGATAAAGTAAGAGCCTCTTGTGGTTGTACCGCTGCTGAACCGGCAAAAAAAGAACTTAAGCCCGGAGAACAAACAGCTATCAATGTTGAATTTAATTCGGCTGGCAGGTTAGGCTTGCAGCAGAAATTCGTTTACGTTTTTTCTAATGATCCAAAAACTCCAGAACTTAGACTTGCTTTTACTGCAGTAGTAGTTTCTAAAAACTCACCTGCAGTTAAAAGTCAAAAGATGCCTCACTTAAAGTTAGAGAAAAATGAATATGATTTTGGTAATGTAAAAGAAGGTAAAATTGTAACTGCAATAATAAATTTTACAAACACTGGTGAAGGTGATTTAACTATAAATGATGTTAGAACGTCTTGCGGCTGCACAGCTGCCTTGTTAAGCAGTAAAAATCTTAAACCCGGCGAAAGAGGCAGTCTGCGTATTGAACTTGACACTTCTAATCGCGAAGGTAAGTTGGCACGAACCGTTACTTTATATACTAATGACCCTGATACACCAAATCCAACAATAACTTTATTCGTAAATATTGAAAAGAGATAA